One window of Nicotiana tomentosiformis chromosome 11, ASM39032v3, whole genome shotgun sequence genomic DNA carries:
- the LOC104091828 gene encoding uncharacterized protein, producing MEENFGCESPKVDKKHADQSLRFVEYQIGDKVMLKIPKRYLFVGIHNPRLLQKYIGPLSIEKRIGKVAYWVDTPACWKIHLVFHVSLLKPFWEDTEDPSRSQITIPSIRGPNSTGKRYAEAILDDRVIHASKKDHQGFLVKWQGYDTKENTCGRETNLKAYKSLINDYLASKASRTSLTKVGENVMGSFPSMPHDPLDTPQGILTSLPMPSAMDSPVVLAASSDKYAYAYVSPSISLTSAQPQTDANNAPRQAVP from the coding sequence ATGGAAGAAAATTTTGGTTGTGAAAGCCCAAAAGTGGATAAAAAGCATGCTGATCAAAGTCTtcgctttgttgaataccaaATAGGAGACAAAGTGATGCTGAAAATCCCAAAGCGATACTTGTTTGTAGGGATCCACAACCCTCGCCTATTACAAAAGtacattggacccttgtccattgagaagcgcattgggaaagttgcatattGGGTGGATACCCCAGCCTGCTGGAAGATTCATCTAGTCTTCCATGTCAGCCTTCTGAAACCTTTTTGGGAAGACACGGAGGATCCTTCGCGGAGCCAAATTACAATACCTAGTATTCGAGGCCCTAATTCAACCGGAAAAAGGTATGCAGAAGCTATTCtcgatgatcgagtgattcatgCTTCAAAGAAAGATCACCAAgggttcttggtgaaatggcagggttATGATACCAAGGAGAATACATGTGGGAGGgaaacaaacctcaaagcctacaagagcttGATCAATGATTATCTTGCAAGTAAAGCATCGAGGACGTCGCTAACtaaggtgggggagaatgtcatgggcagCTTTCCATctatgccccatgatcccttggataCACCCCAAGGCATCCTGACAAGTCTCCCAATGCCTAGCGCCATGGACAGTCCCGTAGTCTTGGCCGCGTCAAGTGACAAGTATGCCTATGCCTATGTCTCCCCATCAATATCCCtcaccagcgcccagccgcaAACAGATGCCAACAACGCCCCTCGGCAGGCTGTGCCCTAG